GCGACCGGGTCGTGGATGTAGAGCTGCGCCACGTCGTCACCCGTGCGCGAGCCGGTGTTCGTCACGTCCATGCTGACCTGCACGGAGCCGTTGCGCGCGTTCATCTGATGGGTGTTGAGCCTCAGGTTGTCCACCTTGAACGAGGTGTAGGACAACCCGTAGCCGAACGGGAACAGCGGGTCGCAGGAGTCGATATCGCGGTAGCGCGAGTCGTACTTCTGCGACGTGTCGCACGGGCGGCCGGTCGGATCGTGGTTGTAGTAGATCGGGACCTGGCCGACCGAGCGCGGGAACGACACCGGCAGCTTGCCGCCGGGGTTGGCCGCGCCGAACAGGACGTCGGCGACCGAGTTGCCGGCCTCGATTCCCGGGAACCACGCCTCGACGAGCGCGGCCGAGTTGGCCACCACCCTGCCGAGCGTCAGCGGGCGGCTGTTGAACAGCACGACCGTGACCGGCTTGCCGGTGGCCTGGATCGCGTCGAGCAGGTCCTCCTGCCTGCCGGGGAGGTCGAGGTCGCTCCGGACCTCGGCCTCCCCACCCTGGCCGCGCACCTCACCGAGCGCGAGCACGACCTGGTCGGCGTTCTTGGCCGCCGCGACCGCGTCCGCGAAGCCGGAGTCGTCCGGGCACTCGTTGGCCGGGTCGTAGAGGTCGGCGTCCACCATCTTGCAGCCCTCGGTGAACGTCGTGTTGGGGTTCTGGGCCTTGATGCCGGTGTACACGGAGACCGCGTCGGCGTCCTGGCCCTGGCCCCACCACGGGCCGAGCATGTCGTGCTGGTCGTCGCCCAGCGGCCCGATCACCGCGACGGACTTCCTGGGATCGAGCGGGAGCGTGTTGTTGTCGTTCTTGAGCAAGACCATGGTCTTGGCCGCGTCGGCGCGCGCCTTGGCGCGGTCGGCGGGCTGCAGCGTCTGCGACGCGATCTTGGACTGGTCGACGTACGGGTGGTCGAACAGGCCCGCGCGGAACTTCACGCGCAGGATCCGGCGGACCGCGTCGTTGAGGCGGTTCATCGAGATCTGCCCGGTCGACAGCAGCTGCTTGCCGTTGTCGCGGATGTTGGTCGACACCATCTCGGAGTCGGTGCCGGCGTTCAGCGCCGCGGCGCCGGCCGACGGTCCGTCGGCGGCGATGCCGTGGCCGCACGGGCCCTCGTCCCTGTTCTTGGGCGGGCACGCGCGCAGCTCGTCGACCGCCGTGTAGTCGGACTCGACGAAGCCGTCGAAGTGCCACTCGTTCTTGAGGATGTCGGTCTCGGTGTGCGGGTTGGCGCACCCGGGCGAGCCGCTGATCGAGTTGAACGAGCACATGACCGTGTCGCTGCCCGCGTCGATCGCCGCCTTGAACGGCGGCAGGATCAGGTTGCGCAGGCGGGACTCGCTCACGTCGGTCGTGTTGTAGTCACGCCCGCCCTCGGCGAGGCCGTAGCCGGCGAGGTGCTTGACCGACGTCACGACCTTGTCGGGCGCGGCGTAGTTGTTGCCCTGCGCGGCGCGGACCTTGGCGGCGGCCATGACCGAGCCGAGGTACGGGTCCT
The sequence above is a segment of the Conexibacter woesei Iso977N genome. Coding sequences within it:
- the bglX gene encoding beta-glucosidase BglX; the protein is MIAGTGAGDDQELAVTRAPADRGIEQKIDRLLRQMTVDEKLQQVQLLSDGQITDQDAKNGVGGVFSLTDPAKIDHYQHVAVQQSRLHIPILFAYDTIHGYRTTFPVPLAEAAAFDPVVATDDFTISARESAAVGIKQIYAPMVDVSHEPRWGRIVEGSGEDPYLGSVMAAAKVRAAQGNNYAAPDKVVTSVKHLAGYGLAEGGRDYNTTDVSESRLRNLILPPFKAAIDAGSDTVMCSFNSISGSPGCANPHTETDILKNEWHFDGFVESDYTAVDELRACPPKNRDEGPCGHGIAADGPSAGAAALNAGTDSEMVSTNIRDNGKQLLSTGQISMNRLNDAVRRILRVKFRAGLFDHPYVDQSKIASQTLQPADRAKARADAAKTMVLLKNDNNTLPLDPRKSVAVIGPLGDDQHDMLGPWWGQGQDADAVSVYTGIKAQNPNTTFTEGCKMVDADLYDPANECPDDSGFADAVAAAKNADQVVLALGEVRGQGGEAEVRSDLDLPGRQEDLLDAIQATGKPVTVVLFNSRPLTLGRVVANSAALVEAWFPGIEAGNSVADVLFGAANPGGKLPVSFPRSVGQVPIYYNHDPTGRPCDTSQKYDSRYRDIDSCDPLFPFGYGLSYTSFKVDNLRLNTHQMNARNGSVQVSMDVTNTGSRTGDDVAQLYIHDPVASLEQPVRRLRGFQRVTLKAGERQTVTFRLDASDVGFYDNSGKFTVEPGEIDVFGGDSSTADQTDQFQVTGGGRGWSTP